The following coding sequences lie in one Glycine max cultivar Williams 82 chromosome 19, Glycine_max_v4.0, whole genome shotgun sequence genomic window:
- the LOC100796021 gene encoding uncharacterized protein isoform X1, producing the protein MHGCGRDQSKHNRHMWPVPANATTVAIDPSPSQFKCKDGRKIRAGDCALFKAPRDSPPFIGIIRKLTFDKEESPSLEVNWLYRPADLKLAKGIVLEAAPNEVFYSFHKDETPAASLLHPCKVAFLRKGVELPSGISAFVCRRVYDIENNCLWWLTDKDYLNERQEEVNQLLDKTKLEMHGAVQSGGRSPKPLNGPTSTQSLKSGSDNVQNSSSFGAQGKGKKRERGDQVSDSSKKERLFKVEDGDSGQFRLESMLKSEIAKITDNKGGLVDFEGVERLVQLMQPDSGDKKIDLAGRMMLVDVIALTDRYECLCGFVQHRGLPVLDEWLQEVHKGKIGEGNMPKESDKSVDEFLLALLRALDKLPVNLHALQTCNVGKSVNHLRTHKNYEIQRKARSLVDTWKRRVEAEMNMNDSKSGSNRTMSWPAKSANSESPQVGNRKTGGSSDNVAKSSSVQPSISKNSQSKLSSGEALSKSSSSPGSTKLMTTSAVSNSKDQNSKVLVGAATSDLPLTPIKEERSSSSSQSQNNSISCSSEHAKTIGSSREDSKSSTAVSASGGKIPGGASRTRKSSNGLHVTGVAVGPKEHSSAKNSARNSPSEKVSPTRVPHEKSADQPLTDQGNNQRLILRLPNTGHSPSRGASGGSYEEPGITCSKASSPADRNENQDRRMKTRPECLLTHVSNMMNEACDASEALLGVDEGKGPQTVDERCRANEDGDKVAESSKPASLSSGFVSRSGQTYDLSPMNALVESCVKISEASASVSHGDDGMNLLATVAAGEISRSENASPMVSPERKSPPADELSSGNDFKLKHSGEAAVCSLSQSDGGATAEHPLNIFDSLQIKNDLRHPATTSGDGDTISSSCVERSGDGRSQINSSPTDFLQAEGPCLRPETKEDTSETILPVKKETNADPGDCKLKSRTSFDDDQKVDHMNEETAEDEKMLVPKAVASVKSENESGEKHPELSSGVDNENQISAEKSTGTGILVQKASPVSENCESLYLKKESPTSGNAVMVSRDENADDTKSVVIEPDERRTGQDLSVSDDVNERADTMGRKEAIGQCSGSSVHSDLPTVPREENDAFKASERKLDTNKSEVAGERHACSAAGSDTAVKLDFDLNEGFPVDDVSQGEIARQEDPTTSSAVHVPCPMPFPMTSISGVFHASITVASAAKGPVVPPENPLRIKGELGWKGSAATSAFRPAEPRKNAETPPTTNDIASVDVTSIKQGRAPLDFDLNVADERCFEDVGSCASLEAGPHDRSTGGFDLNKFDETPEIGTFLISKLDIPSLPSKPSLSSGLSNGGSVSRDFDLNNGPGLDEVGSEVPTRSQPMKSTVPFPTAVHGTRANNAEFGNYSAWFPPGNTYSAITVPPLLSGRGEQSYVAGAGAQRIMGPTGSAPFGPEIYRGPVLPSSPAVAYPPTTPFPYPGFPFETNFPLSSNSLSVCSTAFMDSSTVGGLCFPTMPSQPVGSGGVVSSTYPRPYVMSLPGGTSNVIPDSRKWGSQSLDLNSGPGGTDTERRDDRLPSGLRQMSVPNSQASMEDHLKMFQMAGALKRKEPDGGWGEGAERFGYTQHSWQ; encoded by the exons ATGCATGGGTGCGGTCGTGACCAGTCGAAACACAATCGGCACATGTGGCCTGTACCTGCTAACGCGACCACTGTAGCCATCGATCCTTCACCGTCTCAATTTAAATGCAaa GATGGACGCAAGATTCGCGCTGGTGATTGTGCACTTTTCAAGGCACCCAGGGACTCCCCTCCTTTTATTGGAATAATTCGCAAGTTAACATTTGATAAAGAAGAAAGTCCGAGTTTAGAAGTGAATTGGCTATACCGACCTGCTGATTTGAAGCTTGCTAAAGGGATTGTACTGGAAGCTGCTCCAAACGAAGTTTTCTACTCCTTTCACAAGGATGAAACACCTGCTGCATCATTACTCCATCCGTGTAAAGTCGCATTTCTTCGTAAGGGTGTTGAACTTCCTTCAGGGATATCCGCATTTGTCTGTCGACGAGTATATGACATTGAGAACAATTGTTTATGGTGGTTAACTGATAAGGATTACCTTAAT GAACGACAGGAAGAAGTTAACCAGCTATTAGACAAGACAAAACTAGAAATGCATGGGGCTGTGCAGTCAGGAGGCCGTTCTCCAAAGCCCTTGAATGGTCCAACATCAACACAGTCATTGAAATCTGGTTCTGACAACGTTCAAAATAGTTCTTCTTTTGGTGCACAGGGtaaggggaaaaaaagagagCGGGGTGATCAGGTTTCTGATTCATCTAAAAAGGAGCGGTTATTTAAGGTAGAAGATGGAGATTCTGGTCAATTTAGATTGGAAAGCATGTTAAAGTCTGAGATTGCTAAAATAACTGATAATAAAGGTGGGCTTGTGGACTTTGAAGGAGTTGAAAGACTGGTACAGCTTATGCAACCTGATAGtggtgataaaaaaatagatttggcAGGGCGAATGATGCTTGTCGATGTAATTGCACTTACGGACCGGTATGAGTGTCTATGCGGGTTTGTACAACACAGGGGTTTGCCTGTGTTGGACGAATGGCTGCAGGAGGTCCACAAGGGCAAAATTGGTGAAGGAAATATGCCTAAGGAAAGTGATAAGTCAGTTGATGAGTTTTTGTTAGCTTTACTTCGTGCATTAGATAAGCTTCCTGTGAACCTTCATGCACTGCAAACCTGTAATGTTGGAAAGTCTGTTAATCATTTACGCACCcacaaaaattatgaaattcagAGGAAAGCTAGGAGTTTAGTGGACACATGGAAGAGACGTGTGGAAGCTGAAATGAATATGAATGATTCGAAGTCTGGTTCAAACCGTACCATGTCTTGGCCAGCAAAGTCAGCAAATTCTGAGTCTCCTCAGGTTGGAAATAGGAAAACAGGAGGATCCTCTGATAATGTTGCAAAGAGCTCTTCAGTTCAACCCTCAATATCTAAAaattcccaatctaagttaagTTCTGGAGAAGCACTGTCCAAGTCCTCTTCATCTCCTGGCTCAACTAAGCTAATGACTACCTCAGCGGTCAGTAACTCAAAAGATCAAAACAGTAAAGTCTTGGTTGGAGCTGCAACGTCAGATCTGCCTCTGACACCTATCAAGGAGGAGAGGAGCAGCAGTTCTAGTCAATCTCAAAATAACAGTATATCTTGTTCTAGTGAACATGCTAAAACTATTGGTTCCAGCAGGGAAGATTCGAAGAGCTCCACTGCAGTGTCAGCGAGTGGGGGCAAAATTCCTGGTGGTGCTTCTCGAACACGCAAGTCCAGCAATGGGCTACATGTTACTGGTGTTGCAGTAGGTCCGAAGGAGCACAGCTCTGCAAAAAATTCAGCTAGGAATTCACCTTCTGAAAAAGTTTCTCCAACTCGAGTCCCCCATGAAAAATCAGCTGACCAGCCCCTTACTGATCAAGGGAATAATCAGCGATTGATTCTCCGGTTGCCAAACACTGGTCACAGTCCTTCAAGGGGAGCTAGCGGTGGCTCTTATGAAGAACCAGGTATCACGTGCAGCAAAGCTTCTTCTCCTGCTGACAGGAATGAGAATCAGGACAGAAGAATGAAAACTAGACCTGAGTGTTTGCTGACCCATGTGTCAAATATGATGAATGAGGCATGTGATGCTAGTGAAGCTTTGCTTGGTGTTGACGAAGGTAAGGGCCCTCAAACGGTTGATGAGCGATGCAGGGCTAATGAAGATGGTGATAAGGTAGCAGAATCATCAAAACCGGCTAGTTTGTCATCTGGATTTGTTTCCAGATCAGGGCAGACTTATGATTTAAGCCCCATGAATGCATTAGTTGAAAGCTGTGTGAAAATTTCTGAAGCAAGTGCATCCGTGTCCCATGGAGATGATGGGATGAACCTACTAGCTACTGTGGCTGCTGGGGAAATATCAAGATCTGAAAATGCCTCACCTATGGTATCCCCTGAGAGAAAGTCTCCTCCTGCAGATGAATTGAGCTCAGGCAATGATTTCAAGTTAAAACATTCTGGTGAAGCAGCTGTTTGCTCTCTTTCACAGTCGGATGGTGGGGCTACTGCCGAGCATCCTTTGAACATATTTGATTCATTGCagataaaaaatgatttgagGCATCCTGCTACAACTTCAGGAGATGGTGACACCATTTCATCCAGTTGTGTTGAGAGAAGTGGTGATGGGAGATCGCAGATAAATAGCTCCCCTACAGATTTCTTACAAGCTGAAGGTCCATGCTTACGGCCTGAAACCAAGGAGGATACTTCTGAAACTATATTGCCAGTTAAAAAGGAGACTAATGCAGACCCTGGAGACTGTAAATTAAAGTCAAGGACttcttttgatgatgatcagAAGGTTGATCACATGAATGAGGAAACCGCTGAGGATGAGAAAATGTTGGTTCCAAAAGCTGTTGCAAGTGTTAAGTCTGAAAATGAATCGGGTGAAAAACATCCTGAGTTATCCTCAGGTGTGGATAATGAGAACCAGATTAGTGCAGAGAAATCAACAGGTACTGGTATACTAGTGCAAAAGGCCTCTCCAGTTTCTGAAAACTGTGAGTCTTTGTATTTAAAAAAGGAGTCACCTACTTCTGGTAATGCTGTAATGGTATCCAGGGATGAAAATGCTGATGACACGAAGTCAGTTGTGATTGAGCCTGATGAAAGAAGAACAGGGCAGGATTTATCAGTTTCAGATGATGTTAATGAACGTGCTGATACTATGGGTAGAAAAGAGGCTATTGGTCAGTGTTCTGGCTCATCAGTTCATTCAGATTTACCAACAGTGCCTAGGGAAGAGAATGATGCATTTAAAGCATCTGAGCGAAAGTTGGATACAAATAAATCTGAGGTTGCAGGAGAGAGGCATGCATGTTCTGCTGCTGGGTCTGATACTGCTGTAAAACTCGACTTCGATTTAAACGAAGGCTTTCCTGTTGATGATGTAAGCCAAGGGGAGATTGCTAGACAGGAAGATCCTACCACATCATCTGCAGTTCATGTTCCTTGCCCAATGCCTTTCCCTATGACATCCATCTCTGGGGTCTTCCATGCTTCAATTACAGTGGCATCTGCTGCCAAAGGGCCGGTTGTTCCACCTGAAAACCCATTGCGGATTAAGGGGGAGCTTGGATGGAAAGGGTCTGCTGCTACCAGTGCATTTCGGCCAGCTGAACCTAGGAAAAATGCTGAGACACCGCCCACTACTAATGATATTGCTTCTGTTGATGTCACTTCTATCAAACAAGGTCGCGCTCCCTTAGATTTTGATTTAAATGTGGCAGATGAAAGATGTTTTGAGGATGTGGGTTCGTGTGCTTCTTTAGAAGCTGGGCCACATGATCGTAGCACTGGGGgatttgatttaaataaatttgatgagACTCCTGAAATTGGTACTTTCTTGATAAGCAAACTGGATATTCCTTCTTTACCAAGTAAGCCTTCGTTGTCCAGTGGGTTATCTAATGGCGGAAGTGTCTCAAGAGACTTTGACTTAAATAATGGACCAGGCCTTGATGAAGTTGGGAGTGAAGTCCCAACACGTAGTCAGCCAATGAAAAGTACTGTACCATTTCCAACTGCTGTTCATGGCACGAGAGCAAACAATGCTGAATTTGGGAATTATTCTGCATGGTTTCCTCCTGGCAATACTTATTCTGCAATTACTGTCCCACCACTTCTGTCCGGCAGAGGGGAGCAGAGTTATGTTGCTGGTGCTGGGGCGCAACGTATAATGGGTCCTACAGGTAGTGCTCCTTTTGGTCCTGAAATCTACAGGGGACCAGTGCTTCCATCCTCTCCAGCTGTTGCTTATCCACCTACTACGCCTTTTCCCTATCCAGGATTTCCATTTGAAACCAATTTTCCATTATCTTCAAACTCTTTGTCTGTTTGTTCAACAGCATTTATGGATTCGTCAACTGTGGGTGGATTATGCTTTCCTACCATGCCCTCACAGCCAGTTGGGTCTGGTGGTGTTGTTTCATCTACGTATCCCCGTCCATATGTTATGAGTCTTCCAGGTGGTACAAGTAATGTGATTCCTGACAGCAGAAAATGGGGAAGTCAAAGTCTGGATCTTAATTCGGGCCCCGGTGGTACGGATACTGAACGGAGAGATGATAGATTGCCTTCTGGATTGAGGCAAATGTCTGTCCCCAATTCACAGGCCTCGATGGAGGACCACTTGAAGATGTTTCAGATGGCAGGtgcattgaaaagaaaagaacctGATGGTGGTTGGGGGGAGGGAGCCGAGAGATTCGGTTACACGCAACATTCATGGCAGTAG
- the LOC100796021 gene encoding uncharacterized protein isoform X2, whose protein sequence is MHGCGRDQSKHNRHMWPVPANATTDGRKIRAGDCALFKAPRDSPPFIGIIRKLTFDKEESPSLEVNWLYRPADLKLAKGIVLEAAPNEVFYSFHKDETPAASLLHPCKVAFLRKGVELPSGISAFVCRRVYDIENNCLWWLTDKDYLNERQEEVNQLLDKTKLEMHGAVQSGGRSPKPLNGPTSTQSLKSGSDNVQNSSSFGAQGKGKKRERGDQVSDSSKKERLFKVEDGDSGQFRLESMLKSEIAKITDNKGGLVDFEGVERLVQLMQPDSGDKKIDLAGRMMLVDVIALTDRYECLCGFVQHRGLPVLDEWLQEVHKGKIGEGNMPKESDKSVDEFLLALLRALDKLPVNLHALQTCNVGKSVNHLRTHKNYEIQRKARSLVDTWKRRVEAEMNMNDSKSGSNRTMSWPAKSANSESPQVGNRKTGGSSDNVAKSSSVQPSISKNSQSKLSSGEALSKSSSSPGSTKLMTTSAVSNSKDQNSKVLVGAATSDLPLTPIKEERSSSSSQSQNNSISCSSEHAKTIGSSREDSKSSTAVSASGGKIPGGASRTRKSSNGLHVTGVAVGPKEHSSAKNSARNSPSEKVSPTRVPHEKSADQPLTDQGNNQRLILRLPNTGHSPSRGASGGSYEEPGITCSKASSPADRNENQDRRMKTRPECLLTHVSNMMNEACDASEALLGVDEGKGPQTVDERCRANEDGDKVAESSKPASLSSGFVSRSGQTYDLSPMNALVESCVKISEASASVSHGDDGMNLLATVAAGEISRSENASPMVSPERKSPPADELSSGNDFKLKHSGEAAVCSLSQSDGGATAEHPLNIFDSLQIKNDLRHPATTSGDGDTISSSCVERSGDGRSQINSSPTDFLQAEGPCLRPETKEDTSETILPVKKETNADPGDCKLKSRTSFDDDQKVDHMNEETAEDEKMLVPKAVASVKSENESGEKHPELSSGVDNENQISAEKSTGTGILVQKASPVSENCESLYLKKESPTSGNAVMVSRDENADDTKSVVIEPDERRTGQDLSVSDDVNERADTMGRKEAIGQCSGSSVHSDLPTVPREENDAFKASERKLDTNKSEVAGERHACSAAGSDTAVKLDFDLNEGFPVDDVSQGEIARQEDPTTSSAVHVPCPMPFPMTSISGVFHASITVASAAKGPVVPPENPLRIKGELGWKGSAATSAFRPAEPRKNAETPPTTNDIASVDVTSIKQGRAPLDFDLNVADERCFEDVGSCASLEAGPHDRSTGGFDLNKFDETPEIGTFLISKLDIPSLPSKPSLSSGLSNGGSVSRDFDLNNGPGLDEVGSEVPTRSQPMKSTVPFPTAVHGTRANNAEFGNYSAWFPPGNTYSAITVPPLLSGRGEQSYVAGAGAQRIMGPTGSAPFGPEIYRGPVLPSSPAVAYPPTTPFPYPGFPFETNFPLSSNSLSVCSTAFMDSSTVGGLCFPTMPSQPVGSGGVVSSTYPRPYVMSLPGGTSNVIPDSRKWGSQSLDLNSGPGGTDTERRDDRLPSGLRQMSVPNSQASMEDHLKMFQMAGALKRKEPDGGWGEGAERFGYTQHSWQ, encoded by the exons ATGCATGGGTGCGGTCGTGACCAGTCGAAACACAATCGGCACATGTGGCCTGTACCTGCTAACGCGACCACT GATGGACGCAAGATTCGCGCTGGTGATTGTGCACTTTTCAAGGCACCCAGGGACTCCCCTCCTTTTATTGGAATAATTCGCAAGTTAACATTTGATAAAGAAGAAAGTCCGAGTTTAGAAGTGAATTGGCTATACCGACCTGCTGATTTGAAGCTTGCTAAAGGGATTGTACTGGAAGCTGCTCCAAACGAAGTTTTCTACTCCTTTCACAAGGATGAAACACCTGCTGCATCATTACTCCATCCGTGTAAAGTCGCATTTCTTCGTAAGGGTGTTGAACTTCCTTCAGGGATATCCGCATTTGTCTGTCGACGAGTATATGACATTGAGAACAATTGTTTATGGTGGTTAACTGATAAGGATTACCTTAAT GAACGACAGGAAGAAGTTAACCAGCTATTAGACAAGACAAAACTAGAAATGCATGGGGCTGTGCAGTCAGGAGGCCGTTCTCCAAAGCCCTTGAATGGTCCAACATCAACACAGTCATTGAAATCTGGTTCTGACAACGTTCAAAATAGTTCTTCTTTTGGTGCACAGGGtaaggggaaaaaaagagagCGGGGTGATCAGGTTTCTGATTCATCTAAAAAGGAGCGGTTATTTAAGGTAGAAGATGGAGATTCTGGTCAATTTAGATTGGAAAGCATGTTAAAGTCTGAGATTGCTAAAATAACTGATAATAAAGGTGGGCTTGTGGACTTTGAAGGAGTTGAAAGACTGGTACAGCTTATGCAACCTGATAGtggtgataaaaaaatagatttggcAGGGCGAATGATGCTTGTCGATGTAATTGCACTTACGGACCGGTATGAGTGTCTATGCGGGTTTGTACAACACAGGGGTTTGCCTGTGTTGGACGAATGGCTGCAGGAGGTCCACAAGGGCAAAATTGGTGAAGGAAATATGCCTAAGGAAAGTGATAAGTCAGTTGATGAGTTTTTGTTAGCTTTACTTCGTGCATTAGATAAGCTTCCTGTGAACCTTCATGCACTGCAAACCTGTAATGTTGGAAAGTCTGTTAATCATTTACGCACCcacaaaaattatgaaattcagAGGAAAGCTAGGAGTTTAGTGGACACATGGAAGAGACGTGTGGAAGCTGAAATGAATATGAATGATTCGAAGTCTGGTTCAAACCGTACCATGTCTTGGCCAGCAAAGTCAGCAAATTCTGAGTCTCCTCAGGTTGGAAATAGGAAAACAGGAGGATCCTCTGATAATGTTGCAAAGAGCTCTTCAGTTCAACCCTCAATATCTAAAaattcccaatctaagttaagTTCTGGAGAAGCACTGTCCAAGTCCTCTTCATCTCCTGGCTCAACTAAGCTAATGACTACCTCAGCGGTCAGTAACTCAAAAGATCAAAACAGTAAAGTCTTGGTTGGAGCTGCAACGTCAGATCTGCCTCTGACACCTATCAAGGAGGAGAGGAGCAGCAGTTCTAGTCAATCTCAAAATAACAGTATATCTTGTTCTAGTGAACATGCTAAAACTATTGGTTCCAGCAGGGAAGATTCGAAGAGCTCCACTGCAGTGTCAGCGAGTGGGGGCAAAATTCCTGGTGGTGCTTCTCGAACACGCAAGTCCAGCAATGGGCTACATGTTACTGGTGTTGCAGTAGGTCCGAAGGAGCACAGCTCTGCAAAAAATTCAGCTAGGAATTCACCTTCTGAAAAAGTTTCTCCAACTCGAGTCCCCCATGAAAAATCAGCTGACCAGCCCCTTACTGATCAAGGGAATAATCAGCGATTGATTCTCCGGTTGCCAAACACTGGTCACAGTCCTTCAAGGGGAGCTAGCGGTGGCTCTTATGAAGAACCAGGTATCACGTGCAGCAAAGCTTCTTCTCCTGCTGACAGGAATGAGAATCAGGACAGAAGAATGAAAACTAGACCTGAGTGTTTGCTGACCCATGTGTCAAATATGATGAATGAGGCATGTGATGCTAGTGAAGCTTTGCTTGGTGTTGACGAAGGTAAGGGCCCTCAAACGGTTGATGAGCGATGCAGGGCTAATGAAGATGGTGATAAGGTAGCAGAATCATCAAAACCGGCTAGTTTGTCATCTGGATTTGTTTCCAGATCAGGGCAGACTTATGATTTAAGCCCCATGAATGCATTAGTTGAAAGCTGTGTGAAAATTTCTGAAGCAAGTGCATCCGTGTCCCATGGAGATGATGGGATGAACCTACTAGCTACTGTGGCTGCTGGGGAAATATCAAGATCTGAAAATGCCTCACCTATGGTATCCCCTGAGAGAAAGTCTCCTCCTGCAGATGAATTGAGCTCAGGCAATGATTTCAAGTTAAAACATTCTGGTGAAGCAGCTGTTTGCTCTCTTTCACAGTCGGATGGTGGGGCTACTGCCGAGCATCCTTTGAACATATTTGATTCATTGCagataaaaaatgatttgagGCATCCTGCTACAACTTCAGGAGATGGTGACACCATTTCATCCAGTTGTGTTGAGAGAAGTGGTGATGGGAGATCGCAGATAAATAGCTCCCCTACAGATTTCTTACAAGCTGAAGGTCCATGCTTACGGCCTGAAACCAAGGAGGATACTTCTGAAACTATATTGCCAGTTAAAAAGGAGACTAATGCAGACCCTGGAGACTGTAAATTAAAGTCAAGGACttcttttgatgatgatcagAAGGTTGATCACATGAATGAGGAAACCGCTGAGGATGAGAAAATGTTGGTTCCAAAAGCTGTTGCAAGTGTTAAGTCTGAAAATGAATCGGGTGAAAAACATCCTGAGTTATCCTCAGGTGTGGATAATGAGAACCAGATTAGTGCAGAGAAATCAACAGGTACTGGTATACTAGTGCAAAAGGCCTCTCCAGTTTCTGAAAACTGTGAGTCTTTGTATTTAAAAAAGGAGTCACCTACTTCTGGTAATGCTGTAATGGTATCCAGGGATGAAAATGCTGATGACACGAAGTCAGTTGTGATTGAGCCTGATGAAAGAAGAACAGGGCAGGATTTATCAGTTTCAGATGATGTTAATGAACGTGCTGATACTATGGGTAGAAAAGAGGCTATTGGTCAGTGTTCTGGCTCATCAGTTCATTCAGATTTACCAACAGTGCCTAGGGAAGAGAATGATGCATTTAAAGCATCTGAGCGAAAGTTGGATACAAATAAATCTGAGGTTGCAGGAGAGAGGCATGCATGTTCTGCTGCTGGGTCTGATACTGCTGTAAAACTCGACTTCGATTTAAACGAAGGCTTTCCTGTTGATGATGTAAGCCAAGGGGAGATTGCTAGACAGGAAGATCCTACCACATCATCTGCAGTTCATGTTCCTTGCCCAATGCCTTTCCCTATGACATCCATCTCTGGGGTCTTCCATGCTTCAATTACAGTGGCATCTGCTGCCAAAGGGCCGGTTGTTCCACCTGAAAACCCATTGCGGATTAAGGGGGAGCTTGGATGGAAAGGGTCTGCTGCTACCAGTGCATTTCGGCCAGCTGAACCTAGGAAAAATGCTGAGACACCGCCCACTACTAATGATATTGCTTCTGTTGATGTCACTTCTATCAAACAAGGTCGCGCTCCCTTAGATTTTGATTTAAATGTGGCAGATGAAAGATGTTTTGAGGATGTGGGTTCGTGTGCTTCTTTAGAAGCTGGGCCACATGATCGTAGCACTGGGGgatttgatttaaataaatttgatgagACTCCTGAAATTGGTACTTTCTTGATAAGCAAACTGGATATTCCTTCTTTACCAAGTAAGCCTTCGTTGTCCAGTGGGTTATCTAATGGCGGAAGTGTCTCAAGAGACTTTGACTTAAATAATGGACCAGGCCTTGATGAAGTTGGGAGTGAAGTCCCAACACGTAGTCAGCCAATGAAAAGTACTGTACCATTTCCAACTGCTGTTCATGGCACGAGAGCAAACAATGCTGAATTTGGGAATTATTCTGCATGGTTTCCTCCTGGCAATACTTATTCTGCAATTACTGTCCCACCACTTCTGTCCGGCAGAGGGGAGCAGAGTTATGTTGCTGGTGCTGGGGCGCAACGTATAATGGGTCCTACAGGTAGTGCTCCTTTTGGTCCTGAAATCTACAGGGGACCAGTGCTTCCATCCTCTCCAGCTGTTGCTTATCCACCTACTACGCCTTTTCCCTATCCAGGATTTCCATTTGAAACCAATTTTCCATTATCTTCAAACTCTTTGTCTGTTTGTTCAACAGCATTTATGGATTCGTCAACTGTGGGTGGATTATGCTTTCCTACCATGCCCTCACAGCCAGTTGGGTCTGGTGGTGTTGTTTCATCTACGTATCCCCGTCCATATGTTATGAGTCTTCCAGGTGGTACAAGTAATGTGATTCCTGACAGCAGAAAATGGGGAAGTCAAAGTCTGGATCTTAATTCGGGCCCCGGTGGTACGGATACTGAACGGAGAGATGATAGATTGCCTTCTGGATTGAGGCAAATGTCTGTCCCCAATTCACAGGCCTCGATGGAGGACCACTTGAAGATGTTTCAGATGGCAGGtgcattgaaaagaaaagaacctGATGGTGGTTGGGGGGAGGGAGCCGAGAGATTCGGTTACACGCAACATTCATGGCAGTAG